A stretch of DNA from Catenulispora acidiphila DSM 44928:
CCGGCGCGGCCTCCTACGCCGAGATCGACGACCGCGCGGAGCTGGAGCGCATGCTCGCGGTCAACCTCTACGGTCCCTACGACGTCTCGCACGCCTTCCGCCACCACCTCACCGCCTCGCACGGCACGCTGGTGAACGTCCTGTCCACGACCTCGGTGGCGGCCGTGCCGATGCTGCCCGCCTACTCGATCTCCAAGGCGGCGGCGTACTCCTTCACCCAGGTGCTGCGGGCGCTGCTGGCGCCCAAGGGGGTGTCGGTGCACGCGATCCTCGCCGGGCCGCTGGACACCGATATGTCGCAGGACCTGGAGGTGCCCAAGACCGCGCCGGAGGCGGTGGCGGCGGAGATCTTCGCCGCGCTGGCCGACGGCACCGAGGACGTCTTCCCGGACCCGTTCGCCGCGATGCTGGCGACGGGGTGGGCGGAGGCTCCGGTCACGCTCATGCAGCGGGCGGCGGCCGAGATGATCCCGGCGTGAGTCACGGCGCTCTGAGCTATGGCGCCCTGAGCTACAGCGCTAGGAGCCACGGCGCCCTGTGAACGACCGCGCTGCCGCCTTCAGCCCGTCAAGCTGAGGGCGGCGGCGCCACCATCAAGCCTTCGACTCCCAGGCGGCAGCCACGACGGCCAGCGTCCGCCACGCCTCCTCCGGCTGCTCCAGCTCCGCCGGATCGCCGTGGTACGGATCCAGCACCACGATCTCCGATCCCAGCGCGCGCAGCCGGTCCAGGTCGTCGAGCACCTGCTCCAGGGTCCCGATCCCGGCCTGCCGGTCCGCGTCGGTGACCGGCTCGGCGGTCAGCCGCAGCTTGATCCGCGGCGCCAGCGTCGGGACCGCGCGCCCGGCCTCGTCGGCGAACGCCTTCAGCCGGCCGACCGCGTCCTCGATCCAGTCCATCGTGAAGCCCAGCGGATGCCAGCCGTTGCCGGACACCACCGCGCGCCGGATGCCCGCGTCGCTGTTGCCGCCGATCCACACCGGCGGTCCGGGCAGCTCCTCGGGAGCCAGCGCGGGCGCCACGCCCTCGACGCCGCCGCCCCAGATCTGGTGCATCTCGTCCAGGTGCTCATCCGTCAGGGCGCCGCGCTTGGTGAAGGGGACTCCGAGAGCCTCGAACTCCTTACGCGCCCAGCCGACCCCGACGCCGAGCACGAAGCGTCCGCGCGAGAGCCGGTGCAGGCTCGCCGCCATCTGCGCGGTGAGCGCCGGCTGGCGGTAGGGCATGATCAGCACGGTCGTGCCCAGCCGGATGCGCGAGGTGCGCCCGGCGAGCCAGGCCAGCGTCGTGAACGGGTCGTGGAACGGACCGGGGTAGCCGCGCGCCACATCCTCGGTGACCAGCACGTGGTCCGACATCATCAGCATGTCGAAGCCGAGTCCCTCGGCGACGTGCGCCCAGCGCTCCAGCACCTCCACCGATGTGGCGGGACCGAAATTCGGGACGTTGACCCCCAGCCGCACGGGCTTTCCTTCCGCTCGCCTAGGTCCGCAACTGGACCAGTCATGCAAACTACCGCGCCGGGAGCAACTGTTCCCGGCGCGATGTCTCAGTTTCGCAAACCAGCCGTCTCAGTTGCCCGCGACGACTGCCGGCGCCTCCGCCGGAATCTGTGTCGAACCTGAAATCTCCGGCAGCTCGCCGTCCTCGGCGGTCAGCGGACGCGCCACCAACTTGCGGTCGTCGCTGGTCAGGCAGCGGCCGGAGGCCAGGTCGAACTGCCAGCCGTGCATCGAGCAGGTCAGCACGCCGTCGGCGACCGTGCCGAAGCGCGTCAGGTCGGCCTTCAGGTGCGGGCAGTGCCGCTGCACCGCGTAGCCCTCGGCCTTCGCCAGGTCCGTGACGTCGCTGGACTCGGCGTAGTACCCCTCGACATACGTCATGTGTTCTTCGGACAGCGACTTGAAGAACGTGTAGATGTACTCGTTGTAAGGGCCCTTGCGCGATGCCTGGAACCGGCAGGACAGGAAGAGCTCGTTCACCCAGTCCGGCGTCCGGGTCCGCACCAGGTGCTCGATCAGCGGCCGGTCCGTGCGGAACTTGTAGCGGCACTCCGCCTCGCCGTCCCAGGTCCCGATCGTGCGGGTGAGGAAGTCGAAGACGATCTGGTCGTCCACCTCGCCGGTCGCGGGGTCGGCGGTCTCCAGCAGGATGCGGCCGTTCAGCCCGGCGCAGGTGTGGTCGGCCCACGCCAGCAGCGGCTCGATCCACTCCTTGAGCTGGCCGACCAGGTCGGACTTGTCCTGCGGCAGCCCGGCGTGCATCGCGTCGATCTGCGGCTGCGCGCGCTTCTGGTAGTTCGTCAGGTAAGTGCGGCGGTCGCCGTAGATCTCGTCGATCTGCGCCTGCGGGACCTGCTCCATCTCGCACTTGCCGTCGGCGCCGAGGACGACTGTCGTGCCCGGGACGAACAGGTGGCCGTTGTCGTGGCCCTGCTCGCGCATGAACTCCAGGAACGCCAGCTGGCTGGGGAAGACGTTCGCGGGGTCGTCGTCGAAGTCGTTGATGGCGAACAGGTTGTCGCGCTCGTCGAGGAAGCAGGGCGGGCCGGCGAAGGGGAACACCTGCTTGGCGCCGTACTGCTCGACGTAGCGCAGCGCGCGCGCCATGCCGTTCTCGCGCTTGCGGCGGCCGACGGTGGCCTTCATGCGCTCCGGGAAGTCGTAGACCATCGGGTACCAGATGGCGCCGGAGTACTGCAGGAAGTGCGCGTCGTAGGGACCGAACGCGGCGACCGGGCCGTCCTCGACCGGCCGGGCGTCGTTCTGGTTGAAGATCCGCACCTCGCCGTCGTCGATGGCGATGCCGCTGTCGCCGAGCGGGCCGTCGGTCGGGGTGATCAGCGCGTCGATGAGGATCCGCAGACCGCCGGGGAGTTCGGTGACCTCCCGGTTGCGGGTCTGCATGAAGTTCCGGAAGCCGAGCTTCTCCAGTTCGTCACGCAGGTCCGGGACCTGGTAGTCCGGCAGCAGGACCGTGGTGTCCTTCGACATGTTGGCCGACAGCCAATGCGGGTCGAAGTGGTCGTGGTGCAGGTGGGAGACGAAGAGGTATTCGGCCGTCCGGATCCCGGCGGGGTCGGCGGCCGAGCCGAAGGCCGAGTTGTCCGGGAAGGGGAACCAGGACGCGAAGTACGCCGGGGTGAACCACGGGTCGCAGACGATCCGGCCGGCGGCGGTCTCCACCAGCATGCCGGCGTGACCGATCGACGTGATGCGCATCGATCCAACGTATCGCACCGCGAGACCCCCGAACGGTACTCTGCCACCGGGGCGGATCACACCTGGTCTCCCTGAGGGCGGGACAGGGGGCAGTGAGTCAAGTGATCGTGGACGGGGTTCTTCTCGGCAACCGGACGGACAGCGACCCGGCGCTGACCGTCCGGCTGGCCTGCCTCGCCGACGAGCTCGGCTACCAGGAGATCTGGCTGGGGGAGTCGACCGGGCACGACGCCTTCGCGCTGGCCGTGGCGGTCGCCGCCGCGGCCGGGGAGCTGCCCTCGGCCGGTCCCGGCCCTGACGGCAAGGCTCGGCCGCCCGGCGCGAATCCGGCCACCGCCGGGGAGTTCCGGCGCACGAACCCGACGCGGCCGCTCGCCGCGCTCACCCTCGGCCCGCTCCCGGCCGCCGTCCGCGATCCGGTCACCGCGGCCCGAGGCGCCGCCAGCGTCGCGGCGCTCACCGGCCGGGACATCGGCTTGGCGCTGACCGCCTCCACCGGTCTGGTCGTCGTCGACTGGCACGGCCGCCCGCGCACCGACCCGGCGACGGCCTTGGCGGAGAGCCTGTCTGTGCTGGCTCCGCTGACCCGTGGCGAGCCGGTCAGCTTCCAGGGCGTCTCTGTACGCTCCCGCGGCTTCCGCTCGCGTCTGGAGCCCTCCCACGCCTCCCTGACGGTCCTCGCCTTCGGGTTGGAGGCCTGCGAGGTCGCCGTGGGACGCGCGGACCGCGTCGCCGTGCCGCTGGCGACCGTCGAGCACGCCGCGCGCATCAAGGCCCGGCTGGCGCTGACCTCCGACCGGATGAACCGCGCCGTACCCCGCTTAGCCGTCTTCCTGCCGACGGTCGTCGACCCCGACGCCGAGTCCTTGGACTGGATCCGGCGCTCTTTGCTGCCCTATCTCGACGCCGACGGCTTCGGCCGGATGTTCGCCGAGGCCGGGCACGGCGAGCTGATCGACCTGGCGCGCGGCGGAGCCCACGAGCGCTCGCTGCTGGCGGCGATGCCCGAAGAGGTGCTGCGCTCGATCGCCGCGGTGGGCGACCTGAACCAGGTGTGCACGGCGTTCGAGGACTACCGGCAGGCCGGCGTCGACGAGATCGTGATGCTGCCGGAGTCCTACGACGCAGGTGTGATTGAGCACACGATCCGGGCACTAGCGAAGTAGGGGTTCGCTGGCAGACTCTTTGGTGCGAGCGTGTCCTTGCGCACACGTTAATAGTTGCAACAAAGGAGTTGCCCCATATGACGGAATCAGGCGTGCCACCGCACACCCTTCCGCACCATGACCTGCCCGAGCTGACCGCGGAGATCCTGCGCGGCGGGGCGGAGAAGTACCACGCGGCCAATGAGAAGAAGGGCAAGCTGTTCGCCCGCGAGCGGGTCGAGCTGCTGGTCGACGCGGAGTCGTTCGTCGAGGACGGCCGGTTCGCCAACGCCATGGCCGGCGACCTGCCCGCCGACGGCGTGGTCACCGGGACCGCGCGCATCGCCGGCCGCCCGGTGTGCCTGATGGCCAACGACTCGACCGTGAAGGCCGGGTCCTGGGGCGCGCGCACCGTCGAGAAGATCATCCGGATCATCGAGACCGCGTACCGCACCGGCGTCCCGATGGTCTATCTGGTGGACTCCGCCGGCGCCCGCATCACCGACCAGGTGGACCTGTTCCCGGGCCGGCGCGGCGCGGGCAAGATCTTCCACACCCAGGTCCGGGCCTCCGGCTCGATCCCGCAGGTCTGCGCGCTGTTCGGGCCCTCGGCGGCCGGCGGCGCCTACATCCCGGCGTTCTGCGACGTCGTGGTGATGGTCGAGGGGAACGCCTCGATGTACCTGGGCAGCGACCGGATGGTCGAGATGGTTACCGGGGAGAAGACCACGCTGGAGGAGATGGGCGGCGCGCGCGTGCACTGCGCCGAGTCCGGCGTCGGGCACTTCCTGGTTAAGACCGAGCAGGACGCGCTGGAGACCGTCAAGCGCTACCTGTCCTACCTGCCGTCGAACTGGCAGCAGGACGCTCCCTCGGCTGAAGCCGCGGACTCCCCGGCGAACATCGACCTCGCCGCCCTGGTCCCGGCCAGCGAGCGCCAGGCGTTCGACATGCGCCGGTTCATCAAGGGTCTGGTGGACGCCGACTCCTTCTTCGAGTCGTCGTTTTTTGAAATTCACGCACTGTGGGCCCGGGAGCTGACCGTCGGCTTCGCGCGGCTGGACGGCAAGCCGGTCGGGATCATCGCGAACAACCCGATGTTCAAGGGCGGCGTGCTCTTCGTCGACTCCGCCGACAAGGCCACGCGGTTCATCCAGCTCTGCGACGCGTTCAACGTGCCGCTGCTGTTCCTGTCCGACGTGCCCGGCTTCATGGTCGGCACGGCCGTGGAGAAACAGGGCATCATCCGGCACGGCGCCAAGATGATCACCGCGGTCTCCGAGGCCACGGTCCCGAAGATCTGCGTGGTGGTCCGCAAGGCCTACGGCGCCGGCCTGTACGCCATGGCCGGTCCCGGCTTTGAGCCGGAAGCCACCATCGCGCTGCCCACCGCCAAGATCGCGGTGATGGGCGCCGAGGCGGCGGTGAACGCCGTCTACGCGAACAAGATCGCCGCGCTCGACGATCCGGTCGCCGCCGCGGCCTACGTCGCGGACAAGCGCGCCGAGTACGAGACCGACATCGACTTCGTGCGCCTGGCCAGCGAGCTCGTCATCGACGACATCGTCGAACCGTCCGACCTGCGGTCCGCCCTGATCGCCCGCTACCGCGCGGCTGAGGGCAAGGACCGCTTCTTCTCCCGCCGCCGTCACGGCGTCACCCCCGTCTGAGCGGAGGAACTTCCATGGATCACCGTCTGAGTGAAGAGTACGAAGCCCTGCGCGCCACCGTGGAGGAGTTCGCCCACGACGTCGTAGCCCCCAAGATCGGGGCGTTCTACGAGCGCGAGGAGTTTCCCTACGAGATCGTGGCCCAGATGGGCCGCATGGGCCTGTTCGGCCTGCCGTTCCCGGAGGAGTACGGCGGCATGGGCGGCGACTACTTCGCCCTGTGCCTGGCGCTGGAGGAGCTGGCGCGCGTCGACTCCTCGGTGGCCATCACGCTGGAAGCCGGCGTCAGCCTCGGCGCCATGCCCGTCTACCGCTTCGGCACCGAGGAGCAGAAGCAGCAGTGGCTGCCCAAGCTCTGCTCCGGCGAGATGCTCGGCGCCTTCGGCCTGACCGAACCCGGCGGCGGCTCGGACGCCGGAGGCACCCGCACCACCGCGGTCCTGGAGAACGGCGAGTGGGTGATCAACGGCACGAAGTGCTTCATCACCAACTCCGGCACGGACATCACAGGCCTGATCACCGTCACCGCCGTCACAGGAACGAAGCCCGACGGCCGCAAGGAAATCAGCAGCATCATCGTCCCCTCCGGCACCCCTGGCCTGACCGTCGCCCCGAAGTACAGCAAGGTCGGCTGGAACGCCTCGGACACCCGCGAGTTGTCCTTCACCGACGTCCGCGTCCCCGAAGCGAACCTTCTGGGCGACCTCGGCCGCGGCTACGCCAACTTCCTCCGCACCCTGGACGAAGGCCGCATCGCCATCGCCGCCCTGTCCACCGGCCTGTCCCAAGGCTGCGTCGACGAATCAGTGAAGTACGCCCGTGACCGCGAAGCCTTCGGCCGCCCCATCGGCGCCAACCAGGCCATCCAGTTCAAGCTCGCCGACATGCGCCTCCGAGCCCACACCTCCCGCCTGGCCTACTACGACGCCGCCAGCCGCATGCTCGCCGGCGAACCCTTCAAAGCCGAAGCCGCCATGGCCAAGCTCTACAGCTCCGAATCCGCAGTCACCAACGCCCGCGAAGCCACCCAGATCCACGGCGGCTACGGCTTCATGAACGAGTTCCCAGTCGCCCGCATGTGGCGCGACTCGAAGATCCTGGAGATCGGCGAGGGGACCTCCGAGGTGCAGCGGATGCTGATCGCTCGGGACATGGGGTTGCCCGGGGCGTGATCCTCGGCGGTGTGCTCAGTGTGCTCAGTGTGCTCAGTGTGTTCTGCGCGCTCGGGGCGGTTTCAGCAGTGTGCTGAAACCGCCCCGCGGTCGTTCAGCCCAGCGGGTAGGCCGGCGCCAAGGCGGCGGCGATGTCGGTGGCGACGGTCTGGGCGTAGTTGACGTTCGGGGTGGTGGTCGGGCCGTCGGTGGTGTTGACGGCGATGGACAGGTCCTGGGACGGCAGGTAGGCCTGGACGGCGAAGTAGCCTGAGAACGAGGGGTTCTGGACGACCCAGGTGTTGACGACCTGGACGCCGAAGCCGTAGTGGGCGGCTTGGGTGTTCAGGCGGCAGATGCCGGGCGGGCACTTGCTCGGGTCGCCGAGGCCCACCGTGCCGGGGTTGAGCTGGAACTGGCGCCATGCGGGGGAGAGCAGGCGGCCGGTGCCGATGGCGCGGGCCGAGGTGGCCAGGTCGCAGATGTTCTGGGTGAGGATGGCGCCGTGGGCGGTGGTCCAGGAGGGGTTCCAGAAGGTGGACTCCTCGTAGGTGCCGCGCTCGGAGGTGAAGGCGTGTACGGGGTCGGTGATCGGCGGCTTGGCGTCGATGAAGGTGTGGTCCAGGCCGAGCGGCTGCAGGACTCGCTGCTTGAGCAGCTGGTCGAGCGGGACGCCGGTGATCTTCTCCAGGGCTTCGCCTTCGAGGACGAAGTTGGCGTGCGAGTAGCTCCAGTTGGTCCCGGGGGCGTACCAGAGGTCGTGGTGGAAGGGGTACGCGAGGACGTCGTCCTCGGTCCAGTAGCGGAACGGGTGCGGCTCGAGCGCGGCGAGGAAGTCCGGGTCGATCACGTAGTCGTGCAGCCCTGAGGTGCTGTTGCCGAGCATCCGCAGCGTGATCTTGTCCGCGCCCTTGACCTGCAGGACCTTCGGGAGCAGGGGAGCCACCGGGGCGTCGAGGTCGACGATCCCCTTCTCGGCCAGCTGGAGCAGGATGGTGGCCATGTAAGCGATGCCCACCGAGCCGGTGCGGAACTGCATGTCGGTGTCGGCCGGGACGCCGGTCATGGACTCGCCCAAGGCCTTGGTGAGCACGTTCTGCCGGCCCTTCGTGACCTTGAGGATCACCGAGTTGAGCCCGAACTGCTGCTGGTCGGCCTTCGCGATCTTGAGGATCTGGAGCGCGGCGCCTTGAGCGGGTTCCGGCGAGCTCACACAGGCGCGTCCCTGGTCGGAGCTTGCCACGGCGGGGGTCGAGGCGACCGGGACGAGGGCGGCGGCGGCCAGGGCGGCGACGCCGAGCAGGGCCGCGGTGCGGCTGCTCCGGCTGGTCCTGCTGCTCCGCGGGGTCCGAGACAATGTCATGTCGCCTAGTAAAGACATTGATGGAATCGGCGGGCTCGTAACACGCCGGTCGACCCGCCCGCGGTTTCCAAGCCGCAGCGCCGGGGGAAGCCGCAGCGTGTGGAAACGATCGTTTCGGACCGGCCCGAGTCCTTCGCCTGGAGCGTCTGGGCCAAGCGGCACCCGATCCTGATCAAGCAGATCCAGGACGCGTTCCCGTACCCGGCCGAGGTCCATCGGGCTCTGGACGCGCTGCTGGAGGAGACGCTGTCGGGGGTCATCCAGCGTTTGCCGGCCGACGCCCACGACTTCGCGCTCTGGGAAGACTGGGACCGCGGCTGGTACGGCGGCTCGTGGCTGAGCGCGCCGTTCCTGTGGGCCGAGTCGTACTTCTATCGCAGGCTGCTGGAGGCGGTCGGGTACTTCCGGCCGGGACCGTGGCAGGGCATCGATCTGTTCGGCCCGGCGAAGCACGCCGAGCTGCGCACGCCGACCGTCGAGGCGGAGCTGACGGCGCTCGACGACGTGGCAGGCCTGCCCCTCACCGAGCAGCGGCGCGCGTTGCTGG
This window harbors:
- a CDS encoding SDR family NAD(P)-dependent oxidoreductase; amino-acid sequence: MSNDFLTGKTVLITGSSRGLGRALVDAALDLGAGRVYAGARKPAAHADARVVPLALDITDAAQIEAAAKTVEELDILVNNAGAASYAEIDDRAELERMLAVNLYGPYDVSHAFRHHLTASHGTLVNVLSTTSVAAVPMLPAYSISKAAAYSFTQVLRALLAPKGVSVHAILAGPLDTDMSQDLEVPKTAPEAVAAEIFAALADGTEDVFPDPFAAMLATGWAEAPVTLMQRAAAEMIPA
- a CDS encoding TIGR03619 family F420-dependent LLM class oxidoreductase: MRLGVNVPNFGPATSVEVLERWAHVAEGLGFDMLMMSDHVLVTEDVARGYPGPFHDPFTTLAWLAGRTSRIRLGTTVLIMPYRQPALTAQMAASLHRLSRGRFVLGVGVGWARKEFEALGVPFTKRGALTDEHLDEMHQIWGGGVEGVAPALAPEELPGPPVWIGGNSDAGIRRAVVSGNGWHPLGFTMDWIEDAVGRLKAFADEAGRAVPTLAPRIKLRLTAEPVTDADRQAGIGTLEQVLDDLDRLRALGSEIVVLDPYHGDPAELEQPEEAWRTLAVVAAAWESKA
- a CDS encoding Rieske 2Fe-2S domain-containing protein encodes the protein MRITSIGHAGMLVETAAGRIVCDPWFTPAYFASWFPFPDNSAFGSAADPAGIRTAEYLFVSHLHHDHFDPHWLSANMSKDTTVLLPDYQVPDLRDELEKLGFRNFMQTRNREVTELPGGLRILIDALITPTDGPLGDSGIAIDDGEVRIFNQNDARPVEDGPVAAFGPYDAHFLQYSGAIWYPMVYDFPERMKATVGRRKRENGMARALRYVEQYGAKQVFPFAGPPCFLDERDNLFAINDFDDDPANVFPSQLAFLEFMREQGHDNGHLFVPGTTVVLGADGKCEMEQVPQAQIDEIYGDRRTYLTNYQKRAQPQIDAMHAGLPQDKSDLVGQLKEWIEPLLAWADHTCAGLNGRILLETADPATGEVDDQIVFDFLTRTIGTWDGEAECRYKFRTDRPLIEHLVRTRTPDWVNELFLSCRFQASRKGPYNEYIYTFFKSLSEEHMTYVEGYYAESSDVTDLAKAEGYAVQRHCPHLKADLTRFGTVADGVLTCSMHGWQFDLASGRCLTSDDRKLVARPLTAEDGELPEISGSTQIPAEAPAVVAGN
- a CDS encoding LLM class F420-dependent oxidoreductase, which gives rise to MDGVLLGNRTDSDPALTVRLACLADELGYQEIWLGESTGHDAFALAVAVAAAAGELPSAGPGPDGKARPPGANPATAGEFRRTNPTRPLAALTLGPLPAAVRDPVTAARGAASVAALTGRDIGLALTASTGLVVVDWHGRPRTDPATALAESLSVLAPLTRGEPVSFQGVSVRSRGFRSRLEPSHASLTVLAFGLEACEVAVGRADRVAVPLATVEHAARIKARLALTSDRMNRAVPRLAVFLPTVVDPDAESLDWIRRSLLPYLDADGFGRMFAEAGHGELIDLARGGAHERSLLAAMPEEVLRSIAAVGDLNQVCTAFEDYRQAGVDEIVMLPESYDAGVIEHTIRALAK
- a CDS encoding acyl-CoA carboxylase subunit beta yields the protein MTESGVPPHTLPHHDLPELTAEILRGGAEKYHAANEKKGKLFARERVELLVDAESFVEDGRFANAMAGDLPADGVVTGTARIAGRPVCLMANDSTVKAGSWGARTVEKIIRIIETAYRTGVPMVYLVDSAGARITDQVDLFPGRRGAGKIFHTQVRASGSIPQVCALFGPSAAGGAYIPAFCDVVVMVEGNASMYLGSDRMVEMVTGEKTTLEEMGGARVHCAESGVGHFLVKTEQDALETVKRYLSYLPSNWQQDAPSAEAADSPANIDLAALVPASERQAFDMRRFIKGLVDADSFFESSFFEIHALWARELTVGFARLDGKPVGIIANNPMFKGGVLFVDSADKATRFIQLCDAFNVPLLFLSDVPGFMVGTAVEKQGIIRHGAKMITAVSEATVPKICVVVRKAYGAGLYAMAGPGFEPEATIALPTAKIAVMGAEAAVNAVYANKIAALDDPVAAAAYVADKRAEYETDIDFVRLASELVIDDIVEPSDLRSALIARYRAAEGKDRFFSRRRHGVTPV
- a CDS encoding acyl-CoA dehydrogenase family protein, giving the protein MDHRLSEEYEALRATVEEFAHDVVAPKIGAFYEREEFPYEIVAQMGRMGLFGLPFPEEYGGMGGDYFALCLALEELARVDSSVAITLEAGVSLGAMPVYRFGTEEQKQQWLPKLCSGEMLGAFGLTEPGGGSDAGGTRTTAVLENGEWVINGTKCFITNSGTDITGLITVTAVTGTKPDGRKEISSIIVPSGTPGLTVAPKYSKVGWNASDTRELSFTDVRVPEANLLGDLGRGYANFLRTLDEGRIAIAALSTGLSQGCVDESVKYARDREAFGRPIGANQAIQFKLADMRLRAHTSRLAYYDAASRMLAGEPFKAEAAMAKLYSSESAVTNAREATQIHGGYGFMNEFPVARMWRDSKILEIGEGTSEVQRMLIARDMGLPGA
- a CDS encoding serine hydrolase domain-containing protein; protein product: MTLSRTPRSSRTSRSSRTAALLGVAALAAAALVPVASTPAVASSDQGRACVSSPEPAQGAALQILKIAKADQQQFGLNSVILKVTKGRQNVLTKALGESMTGVPADTDMQFRTGSVGIAYMATILLQLAEKGIVDLDAPVAPLLPKVLQVKGADKITLRMLGNSTSGLHDYVIDPDFLAALEPHPFRYWTEDDVLAYPFHHDLWYAPGTNWSYSHANFVLEGEALEKITGVPLDQLLKQRVLQPLGLDHTFIDAKPPITDPVHAFTSERGTYEESTFWNPSWTTAHGAILTQNICDLATSARAIGTGRLLSPAWRQFQLNPGTVGLGDPSKCPPGICRLNTQAAHYGFGVQVVNTWVVQNPSFSGYFAVQAYLPSQDLSIAVNTTDGPTTTPNVNYAQTVATDIAAALAPAYPLG